A genomic window from Salvia hispanica cultivar TCC Black 2014 chromosome 5, UniMelb_Shisp_WGS_1.0, whole genome shotgun sequence includes:
- the LOC125188521 gene encoding sorbitol dehydrogenase produces MGSQGEEENMAAWLLGVNNLKILPFKLPPLGPHDARIRMKAVGICGSDVHYLKEMKLADFVVTEPMVIGHECAGVVEEVGAEVKHLVPGDRVAIEPGISCWRCNLCKDGRYNLCPEMKFFATPPVHGSLANQIVHPADLCFKLPENVSLEEGAMCEPLSVGVHACRRANVGPETNVLVIGAGPIGLVTLLAARAFGSPRIVIVDVDDHRLSVAKQLGADETVKASTNVNDVGAEVELIKAAMGASVDIALDCAGFSKTMSTALGATCSGGKVCLVGMGHTEMTVPLAPAAVREVDVVGIFRYKNTWPLCIEFLQSGKIDVKPLITHRFGFSQKEVEDAFETSARGGAAIKVMFNL; encoded by the exons ATGGGATCTCagggagaagaagagaatatGGCAGCTTGGCTACTTGGCGTTAACAATCTCAAGATTCTTCCTTTTAAGCTCCCTCCTCTCG GCCCTCACGATGCTAGAATCAGAATGAAAGCTGTGGGTATCTGTGGAAGTGATGTTCACTATCTCAag GAGATGAAGTTGGCAGATTTTGTGGTCACGGAGCCAATGGTGATCGGGCATGAGTGTGCCGGTGTGGTTGAGGAAGTAGGAGCTGAAGTGAAGCATCTAGTGCCTGGTGACCGTGTCGCGATTGAACCGGGAATAAGTTGCTGGCGGTGTAATCTATGCAAGGACGGAAGATATAATCTGTGCCCTGAGATGAAATTCTTTGCTACTCCTCCGGTTCACGGTTCCCTTGCGAATCAG ATTGTGCATCCTGCAGATTTATGCTTCAAACTCCCTGAAAATGTGAGCTTGGAAGAGGGTGCGATGTGTGAGCCCTTGAGTGTTGGTGTTCATGCTTGTCGCCGTGCCAATGTTGGTCCAGAGACAAATGTGTTGGTGATAGGAGCTGGACCCATAGGACTTGTAACATTGCTAGCAGCTCGTGCTTTTGGATCCCCAAGAATTGTCATTGTGGATGTAGATGATCATCGCCTATCAGTTGCTAAGCAGCTTGGAGCAGATGAGACCGTCAAAGCTTCAACTAATGTAAAT GATGTAGGTGCAGAAGTTGAACTTATAAAGGCTGCAATGGGGGCTAGTGTGGACATAGCTCTTGACTGTGCTGGTTTTAGTAAGACAATGTCAACGGCTCTAGGTGCCACTTGTTCGGGCGGAAAGGTTTGCCTAGTAGGGATGGGGCACACAGAAATGACCGTCCCCCTTGCGCCAGCTGCAGTCAG GGAGGTCGACGTGGTTGGCATATTCCGCTACAAGAACACATGGCCTTTGTGCATTGAGTTTCTTCAGAGTGGGAAGATAGATGTGAAGCCGTTGATCACCCATAGGTTCGGATTCTCGCAGAAGGAAGTCGAAGATGCTTTTGAGACGAGTGCGCGTGGTGGAGCTGCTATCAAGGTCATGTTCAATCTCTAG